The Acipenser ruthenus chromosome 38, fAciRut3.2 maternal haplotype, whole genome shotgun sequence genomic sequence GCGGTGCTGCTTCGTCCCCGAGTGGACCAGCTTGTGGGTCTCCAGGCTGTCCGGTCGGCTGAAGCTCTTGGAGCAGTCGTTGCAGGGGGTAGCGGCGCACTCTCCTGTGGATCTCCACGTGCCGTTTCAGAGCTCGGGAGTGACGGAAGTTTTTCCCACACTCCGGGCAGGGGTAGGGCTTCTCGGCTGCGTGGAtccgctggtgtttttgaagggcGATGATTTTGCCGAAGGTCTCGCCGCATTCGCTGCAGATGAACTCCGCTTGGTGAGTGCTCTTCTTGTGCAGGTTGAAGGTCCTGCGGGTCTCGAAGCTCTGCTGGCATTCCGCGCACTCGTACGCTCGCtctccgcctcctcctcctcctcctcctcccggcACTCTTATTTTAACTCGGAGATGCCTCTGAACCCGGGTGCTTTGCTCGCGTTCCTTGCACTCCCGGCGATTCTTCACTCGCGCCCCGTCTTTTTCCTCTGTCTGTAGACGAGGCGGCAATGTTTTTTTGAGAGCGTCTTGTCCCCCACATTTTGCGTTTTCGGTGCTGGTGCCCCGCTGCGTGTTTAAGTTTGCAGCCTCGATGCTATCCACGCGATCCTTGCACAGAtctgcgttaaaaaaaaaaaaaaattaaaatagggAAAAAGATTTCAATATTAGGTTTGTTAAACAGTCCGCGGCTTTGAGTTTTCTTTATTACTAAAGAGTTCACTTTCCTCCACAGAAGGGATCCATATCAATCTTTTTAGCTAGCTTTACCCAAACGTTTCTTGAGCAGAGACTAAGCACTGCAGCGAAACACACACTAAAGGGAACTAAATCAAGTCAACACCTGAATAAACTGCAATCTGGTTTAGCATGCAGTTAGCATTAGTGTCTCTACAATTACACCACAGATATAGTAACTTCCGTGACATCTGTCACATCTGATCATCGGTGGTATCACGTTGCTGATCAAACTCCTGGGTATTAAGACAATCAACATCTTGCCATTGGACACTGATTATAAAAAAACTTCTGTTTAAGAACCGGTCCGACACTTACCAGCTCTGCTGGCTGTGGAAGACCTATCGCCCTCATTAGAGTCAGAGTGGTCCTCTGCAAACCTTTCATCTTTCATGCAAGCTACCTCCAGGGACTCAACTTCAGTCTCCTCCTCTTCACCGTTACAGACCTCTTCCTTAATGGTGACGGATTCCAGTTCCGGAACCTCGGATTCCAGTTCCGGAACCCCGGATTTTAGTTCCGGAACCTCGTCTTTAACGCGGGCAGGGGCGCTCTCGGTGGAGACGTtgacttctctctctctgtcgtttgtgctGCCCTCTGCAGCGCAGAGCTTTCTCGAGTCGCCCGTTTCCGCCTCCCCTTCTCCACTGTTTGAAAGCCCAGACCGTGGAGCCCGCTCCTGGTcgtctctcccctcctcttcaGAGACGACCCCGTTATTGGAGGCGATGGAAAGGGATTCCAT encodes the following:
- the LOC131707156 gene encoding zinc finger protein 892-like → MESLSIASNNGVVSEEEGRDDQERAPRSGLSNSGEGEAETGDSRKLCAAEGSTNDREREVNVSTESAPARVKDEVPELKSGVPELESEVPELESVTIKEEVCNGEEEETEVESLEVACMKDERFAEDHSDSNEGDRSSTASRADLCKDRVDSIEAANLNTQRGTSTENAKCGGQDALKKTLPPRLQTEEKDGARVKNRRECKEREQSTRVQRHLRVKIRVPGGGGGGGGGERAYECAECQQSFETRRTFNLHKKSTHQAEFICSECGETFGKIIALQKHQRIHAAEKPYPCPECGKNFRHSRALKRHVEIHRRVRRYPLQRLLQELQPTGQPGDPQAGPLGDEAAPLPRVRQGLQRSGEPEAAPADPHGGQAAPLLRVREELQPDRQPGDPPADPHGREALSVLRVREVLQPLAAPQDAPAPAQRGRSLTPARTAGSASSTRGP